ATCTTCTAAGAACACTAGAAGAAGGCTCCAGCAGAAAGGATAATTTTTTTCGCTATACGCACAGATAAAATCCTGAAAGCAAATGGGCTTCCAAGAAGAACTATGTGCGACGAATgcattataaagataaaatcaagcATTTGAATCTAAAATACCTGACTTTCTTCACCAGGATAGCTTTGAGCTTGCGCGCCAGGTCCTGAGAACGAATCTTACGCTCGAGATTCTTGCGTGCCAACACTCGCTTCTCCGAGTTCTTGATGTGGTGAGTCTGCCGTCGCTTTATTAGCCGTTCCATTCCGCTCGATTGCATCTTACGCTGCATCAACGTCAAGGCTTGCTCCAAGTTACCGAAACGCACTTTCACTCGAATGCCCCTCCATTGTTGAACTTGATGATTCTGACAAAGCACTGAGTTTATAATCTGACTCGGGCGAGTCAATAGACTGCCCACTTGCCGTGATATGAAGTTCATCTCTAAATGCCTTCTAGTTTGCACACTAGGGTTCTCGACATTTTATTTGGGAAATGTCAGCAAAACGGTGCGCTTTGGaagtattaattttattttcagaatAAAATTACCTTATCACCCTCacatttctttgattttgtgcGATCTTGGACTGGCATGCACTGCAAGTCTGTAACAGTGGGGAACCTCTTCCTCCACGGAGCACTGCCATTTTACCAAATCCAGAAACCAGAAGTGAAGCGGAACTTGGGAGTTTAACTAAGCTAAGCTGGCTTTCAGTCCCAAGCGAGCCATGGCCGAGCTGAGACATTCCAGCTCGTTGGGGAGCCGAGCAGGTTCCTCTCCCAAGAAGCGCGACGACACCGCCTCCCCTCTTATTCATGATCATCGCGCTGAAAACGATGACGAAGGTCGTATTCGACATTCATTCAGAGATCGTGACCGTCCAAATTGGTTTAACTCTCCTTTCTTCAGTGACGATCCTAGGGTTTCACAACACAGCTCCAAGATCTCATTTCTGTTGGTGCTTATTATTATGATCGCTGCCGTGATCTCGATTTTCTCGATAATCAATCAATTGGTAAGCAATGCTTATATTGTTACTTTTTTCTAAGTGGTGATTTATATAGGGAATTATTGTTgcattttcattgaaaattgaATGTTAAAAGGAATTCTTAATAGTTAAGCTAGTGGTGATAGTGTAAAATTGAAATGCTGTGAATGTAATTCTGGTACTTTTTGATATAGATGCTGAagttaattttgtaaaaaaaaaaatcatttttgagTAAAACGGTGTGAGATCTGGCCTTCTTAAATTGCATGCAAATTAAGAGATGGGTATGAATCTTCATTTGGTTGGTTTTTTTTGCTTGATTGGGATTTGTATTTTCTGATCGCTCTTAAAATCTATTTCAGAATGCTCCTTACTTGTGTAAGAAAGATGGCATTGTACTGCACTGCCCACGGGTAAGTGCTTGTAACATCTTGGTTTTTGGTTTCTCAGTTTTCTTACTTTTTGAGTGTTTTTTCGTCACAAATGAAATcttatttctaatatatatatatatattttaattttttgtaaggTCAAAGAGGATCCTTCACTTTGGGAAAATCCTTACTCTGCCACTACCTCATGGAGGCCTTGTGCTGAGCGTTGTGATGTTGGAGTGTCAGGTATATGTGGTTATTTGTTGAATAGAATGTGGGTGTTGCCTTCTCTGGTTCCAGCTGTAGTAAGGGTTAGTTTCACTGAACAGGGAATGGTTTCATCAAGTTTTATGCTATCTGtagaattcaaaataaatttaaacattattcATTCATACAAAGCTATACTTTTGtacatttttaattcatttgttCAACTTATAATATGTATGTGTTTCGAGTAGATCGTGGATGGAGAAACAGGAGTTTTGTTATAGAATTTACCATCCATTATTAATCCTTTCCTTTTGGGCTTAATGGAACCATTTTTATCGTCTAGTGAATATATATTTGCTTGATGAATAATCGTGTTCTGAAAAAATCATGGCTCTATTTTGTAGCTTCTACCACCCTTAATATTCAAAACTATGAATTTGGACTGCATTAATGTGCATGGCTATGCCTATGTTGGTCATCATGCAATATTAatgttttcagttttttccAATGTGATAatcatattttctattttcaaattctattttgCCTTCTGCTGCTGATTTTATAGTATTCTGGACAGTAACATTTCTAAATTCCATGCAGATATCCCTTCAGAGAATGAAACAAATGGTTATATATTTATCCATGCTGAGGGTGGTCTGAATCAGCAACGCATTGCTGTAT
This sequence is a window from Mangifera indica cultivar Alphonso chromosome 5, CATAS_Mindica_2.1, whole genome shotgun sequence. Protein-coding genes within it:
- the LOC123217024 gene encoding uncharacterized protein LOC123217024 encodes the protein MNFISRQVGSLLTRPSQIINSVLCQNHQVQQWRGIRVKVRFGNLEQALTLMQRKMQSSGMERLIKRRQTHHIKNSEKRVLARKNLERKIRSQDLARKLKAILVKKVRGL